In one candidate division Zixibacteria bacterium HGW-Zixibacteria-1 genomic region, the following are encoded:
- a CDS encoding outer membrane lipoprotein-sorting protein: MEDIMKFQKIIFALALVLIAGSINLFAQDNQAEEIMKKSHLALFYSGDDGAAEVTMKIVNSKGKERQREFTMLRLDIEEGGKQDYYTYFKQPSDVSRLTFMVHKIPFATDNRWLYIPSVDLVKRIAADDKNSSFVGSDFTYEDVSGRHWSEDNHKLIGEEKYNDRDVYVIESIPKEAYKGFSRKVSYIDKENSLPLKEEYYDKKGELERVFTAEKVDVIDGIVTATVRKMADVRKNQYSTVEFSSIKYNVGMNEDVFTERYLKNPPREFIQ, translated from the coding sequence ATGGAGGATATAATGAAATTTCAGAAGATTATTTTTGCTCTGGCACTGGTCCTGATTGCCGGTTCGATCAATCTCTTTGCCCAGGATAATCAGGCCGAAGAAATTATGAAGAAATCTCACCTGGCCCTGTTTTATTCCGGTGATGACGGCGCCGCCGAAGTTACTATGAAGATTGTTAATTCCAAAGGGAAGGAACGCCAGCGCGAGTTCACCATGCTGCGTCTCGACATAGAGGAGGGCGGCAAGCAGGATTATTATACTTACTTCAAACAACCCAGCGATGTTTCCCGGCTGACCTTCATGGTTCACAAGATTCCGTTTGCGACCGATAACCGCTGGCTGTACATTCCTTCGGTCGATCTGGTCAAGCGCATCGCGGCCGACGACAAGAACTCTAGTTTTGTCGGTTCCGATTTTACCTATGAAGATGTCTCGGGGCGGCACTGGAGCGAAGATAATCACAAGTTAATCGGCGAAGAAAAATATAATGATCGTGATGTATATGTTATCGAATCGATTCCCAAAGAAGCTTATAAGGGTTTTTCCCGTAAAGTGTCTTATATCGACAAGGAAAACTCCCTGCCCTTGAAAGAAGAATACTACGACAAAAAGGGAGAACTCGAGCGCGTTTTTACGGCGGAGAAAGTCGATGTAATTGACGGAATCGTGACAGCGACTGTTCGCAAGATGGCCGATGTCCGGAAAAATCAGTATTCGACGGTGGAATTCAGCAGTATCAAATATAATGTCGGTATGAACGAGGATGTCTTCACCGAACGTTATCTCAAGAACCCGCCGCGCGAGTTTATTCAGTAG